From a single Asticcacaulis sp. MM231 genomic region:
- a CDS encoding carboxylesterase family protein: protein MRLSPFSCARRRTMTAVAAAIFAAAGPMTAALPAYAAPQTVKTLSGPIQGVTVDGVESFKGLPFAAPPVGDLRWRAPQPAPKWSAVKMADAYGHDCMQTPFGGDAAPLGATPGEDCLVLNVWRPAGVPKDAKLPVIFWIYGGGFVNGGSSPPVYDGSSFAKKGVIMVSANYRLGRFGFFGFPALTQENKDKGLLGNYGYMDQIAALKWVQANIAAFGGDPANVTIFGESAGGGSVHTLMTTSQAKGLFAKAIVQSGGGRGNLMGNRELSKDKPNLPSSETLGVNFAKKNGIAGTGPDALAALRKLSAEQINDGLGMMTMGQAGQTYGGPMLDGVIVAETPQSVYEAGRQAKVPFMIGADTADIGFGFAASKEAAFAAFGPHADQAKAAYDPDGTKSLQQINSEIAMDKTMVEPSRFVAATIAKQGLPSYEFRFGYVADSMESEWKTGTPHATEIPYVMNTVQTKYGDKLTATDAKIADQTNSYWANFAKTGNPNGEGLPQWPQYDPKADVLMVFTPEGVPVSQPDPWRARMEVTAAVADLPPPPPPATKTADGHYATKMTPLGDMIDDPAAKAVLGKYIPDVINSPQIGMGRGMTLVALQQYIPALTDEVLGKIDADLAALPAKK, encoded by the coding sequence ATGCGCTTATCCCCCTTTTCGTGCGCCCGTCGCCGGACCATGACGGCTGTCGCCGCCGCGATCTTTGCTGCGGCCGGCCCGATGACGGCCGCCTTGCCGGCTTACGCCGCGCCACAGACGGTCAAAACGCTTAGCGGCCCGATCCAGGGCGTCACGGTCGACGGCGTCGAGTCCTTCAAAGGGCTTCCCTTTGCCGCCCCGCCCGTCGGTGACCTGCGATGGCGCGCCCCGCAACCGGCCCCCAAGTGGTCCGCCGTGAAAATGGCCGATGCCTACGGCCATGACTGTATGCAGACCCCCTTTGGCGGCGATGCCGCGCCTCTGGGCGCAACGCCGGGCGAAGATTGCCTGGTGCTTAATGTCTGGCGTCCGGCCGGGGTGCCGAAGGATGCCAAACTGCCGGTCATTTTCTGGATCTATGGTGGCGGTTTCGTCAATGGTGGCTCATCCCCGCCGGTCTATGACGGTTCGTCCTTCGCCAAGAAGGGCGTGATCATGGTCAGCGCCAATTATCGCCTGGGCCGGTTCGGTTTCTTCGGCTTTCCGGCCTTGACGCAGGAAAACAAGGATAAGGGTCTTTTGGGCAACTATGGTTACATGGACCAGATCGCCGCGCTCAAATGGGTTCAGGCCAATATTGCCGCCTTTGGTGGCGATCCGGCCAATGTAACCATCTTTGGTGAGTCGGCCGGTGGCGGATCGGTTCACACCCTGATGACGACGTCGCAGGCCAAGGGGTTGTTCGCCAAGGCAATCGTCCAGTCGGGCGGTGGCCGCGGCAATCTGATGGGCAATCGCGAACTGAGCAAGGATAAGCCCAATCTGCCGTCGTCGGAGACCCTCGGCGTCAACTTCGCCAAAAAGAACGGCATCGCGGGCACCGGGCCGGACGCCCTTGCCGCCTTGCGCAAGCTCTCGGCCGAGCAGATCAATGATGGTCTGGGCATGATGACGATGGGCCAGGCCGGTCAGACCTATGGCGGTCCGATGCTGGATGGAGTGATTGTCGCGGAAACGCCACAGTCCGTTTATGAGGCCGGCCGTCAGGCCAAGGTGCCATTCATGATTGGCGCCGATACGGCGGATATCGGTTTTGGCTTTGCCGCGAGCAAGGAGGCCGCCTTCGCCGCCTTTGGCCCGCATGCCGATCAGGCCAAGGCCGCCTACGACCCCGATGGCACCAAATCGCTGCAGCAGATCAACAGCGAGATCGCCATGGACAAAACGATGGTCGAGCCATCGCGCTTTGTGGCGGCCACCATCGCCAAACAAGGCCTTCCGTCCTATGAGTTCCGCTTCGGCTATGTCGCGGATTCGATGGAGAGCGAATGGAAGACGGGGACGCCGCACGCCACCGAAATACCCTATGTGATGAATACGGTTCAGACCAAGTACGGCGACAAGCTGACCGCTACGGATGCCAAAATCGCCGACCAGACCAACAGCTACTGGGCCAATTTCGCCAAGACCGGCAATCCGAACGGGGAGGGGTTGCCCCAGTGGCCGCAATACGATCCGAAGGCCGACGTTCTTATGGTGTTTACGCCCGAAGGTGTGCCGGTCTCGCAACCGGACCCGTGGCGGGCGCGTATGGAGGTAACGGCGGCCGTGGCTGATCTGCCGCCCCCGCCGCCACCGGCCACCAAAACCGCCGATGGTCACTACGCGACCAAGATGACGCCTCTGGGCGACATGATTGACGATCCGGCCGCCAAGGCCGTACTCGGCAAGTATATTCCGGATGTGATCAACAGTCCGCAGATCGGTATGGGGCGCGGCATGACGCTTGTGGCGCTTCAGCAATATATTCCGGCGCTCACCGACGAGGTGCTGGGCAAGATCGATGCGGATCTGGCGGCCTTGCCCGCGAAGAAGTAG
- a CDS encoding glycoside hydrolase family 3 C-terminal domain-containing protein, whose amino-acid sequence MSCRHRSLFASVALGVVLLAAHPAAAQFGPPAPPPPPKETPWKNTGLDAQTRADLILKEMTQAEKLTLLMGHFASTADWMNLRGDIPGLGWKPPAESRAQSAGFVFGVPRLGIPNQWQADAGIGVASQPGPHPRLRTALPSGLATAATWDRALAFDGGAMIGREARLSGFNVQLAGGVNLAREPRNGRNFEYAGEDPLLAGVMVGEQIRGIQSNHIISTVKHYAFNDQETYRNSASSNISDKNGRELDLLAFQFAIELGKPGAVMCSYNRVNSIYACENDYLLKDVLKTDWDFHGFVMSDWGATHSTIPAANAGLDQQSGYPFDRAPYFAGALKDAVESGQVSEARLDDMTRRVLWAMFSTGAFDNPVAVKEDELDFVANGQVSQSDAEAGMVLLKNDGALPLAASAKKIVVLGGRADRGVISGGGSSQVYGRGGNPVADLDLGPKFFPGPVTYYADSPVAALKRLTRAEVVYDDGKDPQAAAELARHADVVIVFGTQWTGEGVDAAMSLDQKGDALIEAVAGVNSNTVVVLQTGGPVFMPWLSKTRAVLEAWYPGSQGGTAIARVLTGAVSPSGRLPVTFPAALDQLPRPVLDGFGKPDKPITQINYDIEGAAVGYKWFDKQKQQPLFAFGHGLTYSKFAYKALAADTRRNTLLVSVTVSNTGKRAAADVPQIYVSAPDAAGWEAPKRLAGWSKVYLKPGQSKEINVTVDPRLLSTFDAATKTWKLKAGTYRISVGASAAALVKTLDVALPEAVFDMKGQPLGGGK is encoded by the coding sequence ATGTCTTGTCGTCATCGTTCGCTTTTTGCCTCCGTCGCTTTGGGCGTCGTCCTTCTGGCCGCTCATCCCGCTGCGGCTCAGTTTGGACCGCCCGCGCCGCCGCCACCGCCCAAGGAGACGCCGTGGAAAAATACCGGCCTCGACGCGCAGACACGAGCCGATCTCATTCTCAAGGAAATGACGCAGGCCGAAAAGCTGACCCTCCTGATGGGGCATTTCGCGTCGACAGCCGACTGGATGAACCTGCGCGGTGACATTCCGGGCCTGGGCTGGAAGCCGCCCGCAGAAAGCCGCGCGCAATCGGCCGGATTCGTCTTCGGTGTGCCCCGACTGGGTATTCCCAACCAGTGGCAGGCCGATGCCGGCATCGGTGTCGCCTCGCAGCCTGGCCCGCACCCGCGTCTGCGAACGGCGCTACCGTCGGGCCTGGCCACCGCTGCGACGTGGGATCGCGCCCTGGCTTTTGACGGCGGCGCCATGATCGGGCGTGAGGCGCGCCTGTCGGGCTTCAATGTGCAACTGGCCGGCGGCGTCAATCTGGCGCGCGAACCGCGCAATGGCCGCAATTTCGAATATGCCGGCGAAGATCCGTTGCTGGCTGGCGTCATGGTGGGGGAGCAAATCCGTGGCATCCAGTCAAACCACATCATTTCGACCGTAAAGCACTACGCGTTCAATGATCAGGAAACCTATCGCAACTCGGCCTCTTCGAACATTTCGGACAAAAACGGACGGGAATTGGATCTGCTCGCCTTCCAGTTCGCGATCGAACTCGGCAAGCCCGGCGCGGTGATGTGCAGCTATAATCGCGTCAACAGCATCTATGCCTGCGAAAACGATTACCTGCTGAAGGATGTCCTCAAGACGGACTGGGACTTCCATGGATTTGTAATGTCGGACTGGGGGGCGACTCACTCGACGATCCCTGCGGCCAATGCTGGCCTCGACCAGCAATCCGGTTATCCGTTCGACCGGGCGCCATATTTCGCCGGTGCGCTTAAGGATGCGGTTGAAAGCGGTCAGGTTTCAGAGGCGAGGCTTGACGACATGACGCGCCGCGTCCTCTGGGCCATGTTCTCTACCGGCGCCTTCGACAATCCGGTGGCGGTCAAGGAGGATGAACTAGATTTTGTGGCGAACGGACAGGTCTCTCAGTCCGACGCCGAAGCGGGGATGGTTCTGTTGAAAAACGACGGCGCCCTGCCACTGGCCGCCAGCGCAAAGAAGATTGTGGTGCTGGGTGGTCGCGCGGATCGCGGCGTCATCTCCGGCGGGGGCTCATCCCAGGTCTATGGTCGTGGCGGTAACCCGGTCGCCGATCTCGATCTCGGCCCCAAATTCTTCCCAGGCCCTGTCACCTATTATGCGGACTCGCCCGTCGCGGCCCTCAAGCGCCTGACGCGGGCTGAGGTGGTCTACGATGACGGCAAGGATCCGCAAGCCGCCGCCGAACTGGCCAGACATGCGGATGTGGTGATTGTATTTGGTACGCAATGGACCGGCGAGGGTGTGGATGCGGCCATGAGTTTGGATCAGAAGGGCGACGCCTTGATCGAGGCGGTGGCCGGCGTCAACTCCAATACCGTCGTCGTGCTCCAGACGGGCGGACCGGTCTTCATGCCGTGGCTATCCAAAACGCGCGCCGTGCTTGAGGCCTGGTATCCCGGCAGTCAGGGCGGCACGGCGATTGCCCGCGTGCTGACCGGCGCTGTATCGCCCTCCGGCCGCCTGCCGGTGACCTTTCCGGCGGCCCTGGATCAACTGCCGCGTCCGGTTCTGGACGGCTTCGGCAAACCCGACAAGCCGATCACCCAGATCAATTACGATATCGAAGGTGCCGCTGTCGGCTACAAGTGGTTCGACAAGCAAAAGCAGCAACCGCTCTTCGCTTTCGGGCATGGCCTGACCTATTCGAAGTTCGCCTACAAGGCACTGGCCGCCGATACGCGCCGGAATACGCTTCTCGTCAGCGTGACGGTTTCCAACACCGGCAAGCGGGCGGCGGCGGACGTGCCGCAAATCTATGTCAGCGCGCCGGATGCGGCCGGATGGGAGGCGCCGAAGCGTCTGGCTGGCTGGAGCAAGGTCTATCTGAAGCCGGGGCAGTCGAAAGAGATCAACGTGACCGTTGATCCCCGTCTGCTGTCGACCTTCGATGCCGCCACCAAAACCTGGAAACTCAAGGCCGGCACCTATCGCATTTCTGTCGGAGCCTCGGCCGCCGCTCTGGTTAAAACCCTTGATGTCGCCTTGCCGGAGGCCGTCTTTGACATGAAGGGCCAGCCCTTGGGTGGCGGTAAATAA
- a CDS encoding alpha-L-fucosidase produces MITRRDFAAITAGVGGACLSGRPAEAARSFSEMAQGPFRPDWESLKAGYKAPDWFRDAKFGLWAHWSAQCVPEAGDWYARNMYMQGERQYDHHAKTYGHPADTGFMEIENLWKAENWNPDALLDLYKAAGARYFVALANHHDNFDAYDSKFHDWNSLRVGPRKDIIGIWAKAARARGLKFGVSNHSAHAWHWFQTAYGYDPEGPRVGERYDAWNLTKYDGKGKWWEGLDPQELYAGAVMPIPEGLKSTSEAMAWHEAHDRVWNESPPLANPAFVRQWYLRCKDLIDSYKPDLLYFDNFDLPLGQAGLDIAAHYYNASLAWHGKLDVVINTKNLPEDRRAAVIEDVERGFRSDIVPHPWQTDTCIGDWHYNREKFDNKSYMSAQAVIHRLCDVVAKNGNLLLSIPVRGDGTIDSEEQRIVEDIATWTSRFGEAIFGTRPWRIAGEGPTQVASGQFGEGAAKPFTSEDIRFTQGHDALYAMTLGRPAKPVVTLMTLARLKVERVEIVGSNAPLSFRQDKQGLHVTLPENSSHAFGTALKIRGRGLI; encoded by the coding sequence ATGATTACCAGACGGGATTTTGCCGCCATAACGGCGGGCGTTGGCGGTGCATGCCTCTCCGGTCGGCCAGCGGAAGCGGCCAGGTCATTCTCCGAAATGGCTCAGGGGCCATTCAGGCCAGACTGGGAGTCCCTGAAAGCCGGCTACAAGGCGCCGGATTGGTTCCGCGACGCCAAGTTCGGGCTGTGGGCGCACTGGTCCGCACAATGCGTACCCGAAGCGGGTGATTGGTATGCGCGCAACATGTATATGCAGGGTGAGCGCCAATATGATCACCATGCCAAGACCTATGGCCATCCGGCGGATACCGGTTTCATGGAAATCGAGAATCTGTGGAAAGCCGAAAACTGGAATCCCGACGCTCTGCTCGACCTCTACAAGGCCGCCGGCGCACGATACTTTGTCGCCCTCGCCAATCACCACGATAATTTTGACGCCTATGACTCCAAATTCCATGACTGGAATTCGCTGCGCGTGGGGCCCAGAAAGGATATTATCGGCATCTGGGCAAAAGCGGCACGGGCGCGCGGCCTGAAGTTCGGGGTGTCAAACCATTCGGCCCATGCCTGGCATTGGTTCCAGACCGCCTACGGTTACGATCCTGAAGGCCCGCGCGTCGGTGAGCGTTATGACGCCTGGAACCTGACCAAATACGACGGCAAAGGCAAATGGTGGGAAGGCCTGGATCCACAGGAACTGTATGCCGGCGCCGTGATGCCCATACCGGAAGGGCTTAAATCAACGTCAGAAGCGATGGCCTGGCACGAAGCCCATGACCGGGTCTGGAACGAAAGCCCGCCCCTGGCCAATCCGGCGTTTGTCCGGCAATGGTATCTCCGCTGCAAGGACCTGATTGATTCCTACAAGCCTGACCTGTTGTATTTTGACAATTTCGACCTTCCCCTCGGTCAGGCGGGACTGGACATCGCCGCCCACTATTACAATGCCTCACTGGCCTGGCACGGCAAACTGGATGTGGTGATCAATACGAAAAACCTGCCGGAAGATCGTCGGGCGGCCGTTATCGAAGACGTTGAACGTGGCTTCCGCTCGGATATTGTGCCCCATCCCTGGCAGACGGACACCTGCATCGGCGACTGGCACTATAATCGCGAAAAATTTGACAACAAATCCTATATGAGCGCGCAGGCGGTCATACACCGGCTGTGCGATGTCGTTGCCAAGAACGGCAACCTTCTGCTGAGCATACCGGTGCGCGGCGACGGCACAATCGACTCAGAAGAACAACGCATCGTCGAAGACATCGCGACATGGACAAGCCGGTTTGGCGAGGCCATTTTCGGCACGCGGCCTTGGCGGATTGCCGGCGAAGGCCCCACCCAAGTCGCGTCAGGACAGTTCGGCGAAGGCGCCGCGAAACCCTTCACCTCCGAGGACATTCGCTTCACCCAGGGCCACGACGCACTGTACGCCATGACACTCGGCCGCCCGGCCAAGCCGGTCGTCACGCTTATGACTCTGGCCAGGCTCAAGGTTGAGCGCGTCGAGATTGTCGGGAGCAACGCCCCCCTCAGCTTCCGGCAGGATAAGCAGGGCCTTCACGTCACCTTACCGGAAAACTCAAGTCACGCCTTCGGTACGGCTTTGAAGATTCGCGGCCGAGGCTTAATCTGA
- a CDS encoding zinc-binding alcohol dehydrogenase family protein: protein MIRIRRVGLCGTDYHIFSGNQPFLAYPRIMGHELAGEVAEVDEGSSLRIGQLVTINPYLPCGVCVACRKEMPNCCVNIKVLGVHIDGGMTEFICVPADAVIPVEGLSPDQAAMVEFLSVGAHAVRRGQVSKADRALVVGAGPIGVGVALFCKFTGAEVSLIDTSAERLAYARDKVGLEHVQQVGEDLDAFLTERSNGEYFDVVFDATGNGKAIEKGFGYVAHGGRYVLVSVVKDTISFSDPEFHKRETTLLGSRNATREDFEYVISKLRSGAIPSDMLQTHNFDLMETPTRIKELIANQGSVLKAIATF from the coding sequence ATGATCCGTATCCGCCGCGTCGGGCTCTGCGGCACGGACTATCATATTTTTTCCGGCAACCAGCCCTTTCTCGCCTATCCGCGCATCATGGGGCATGAGTTGGCCGGTGAGGTTGCCGAAGTCGATGAGGGCTCGTCGCTGCGTATCGGGCAACTGGTCACGATCAATCCTTACCTGCCGTGCGGCGTCTGCGTGGCCTGCCGCAAAGAAATGCCGAACTGCTGCGTCAACATAAAGGTGCTCGGCGTTCACATTGACGGCGGCATGACCGAATTCATCTGCGTGCCGGCCGACGCGGTGATCCCGGTGGAGGGCCTGTCTCCGGATCAGGCCGCTATGGTGGAATTTCTGTCGGTGGGGGCTCATGCCGTGCGTCGCGGGCAGGTGAGCAAAGCCGACAGAGCGCTTGTTGTGGGGGCCGGGCCGATTGGTGTGGGCGTCGCCTTGTTTTGCAAATTTACCGGCGCCGAGGTCAGCCTGATCGACACCAGCGCCGAGCGTCTGGCCTATGCGCGCGATAAGGTGGGCCTGGAGCATGTGCAGCAGGTCGGGGAAGATCTCGACGCCTTCCTCACCGAGCGCTCCAACGGGGAATATTTTGACGTTGTGTTTGACGCCACCGGCAATGGCAAGGCCATTGAAAAAGGGTTCGGCTATGTCGCGCACGGCGGACGCTATGTTCTTGTGAGCGTGGTCAAGGACACCATTTCTTTCTCCGATCCGGAATTCCATAAGCGTGAAACGACGCTGCTGGGCAGCCGTAACGCGACCCGCGAAGATTTTGAATATGTCATCAGCAAGCTGCGGTCCGGCGCCATCCCCAGCGACATGCTCCAGACCCATAACTTCGATCTGATGGAGACGCCGACGCGGATCAAGGAGCTGATCGCCAATCAGGGCTCGGTTCTGAAGGCGATAGCTACGTTTTGA
- a CDS encoding prolyl oligopeptidase family serine peptidase: MLRCLTALSVIFLLAGSQAGAQTTPPDATEVVVKGAVRPKLAEEASPPPLEVYVKSPRVEQIALSSDGSRFAFITRKAGLRLLTTYTVTDGSNQTIRLSEDPLSAITWLDNDHILLSETQTGLRGTCPSGAGQAFKAAQTGDDYIAAMTVGGFQGGGSTGKGLAPDPILALILASSLTPPKCAEYGVRSHDAGTIVDLRNNQSVTLGKRMSGDYNGMVLGLPKPVMIDGKMQLVGAFLELRDKSIAGQVAQRAYLWRVDPETGRGRIIDDHGGDLDRIGRYVDDWLTDETGQPTVRALYTYLDETFSIEMKKSGKWTPILKRKIDAKAHTFAPFLAGLGRDGQSLLILDVAIGADGQRRFHYYELSADGKLSEALDSGDATRDRPLFDPQTGALSGFAHDGEITTYTFFDPDLAEVYKHAVDTAPGQAVRVVATARDPHQMILFNQGGDDPGSWHYYDFATGKRVDIGSQYPSVPAEWVASQRSVRYTAADGVEIRALITLPPQGEAKNRPLVVLPHDGPLGHDARGFDGLAQALASRGYVVLQPNYRGSDGYGAALTEAGKGEWSGRILSDMADGVRYLAGQGIVDAKRVCIAGEGYGGYAALAGAQSGSPYRCAIAINGIADPDDYLKSAKQNAVADEIAALKANSTQPRAFRANSNSPALAQRYFGSQTPAAITAAAVRTPVLLVHSQYDKTVPASQSRTLRDALQKAGKPVTYVELADCGHDLATEACRLGTAQAVVDFLKVNNPAK, encoded by the coding sequence ATGCTTAGGTGTCTTACCGCGTTAAGTGTCATATTTTTGCTGGCCGGGTCACAGGCGGGTGCCCAGACGACACCGCCCGATGCCACCGAGGTTGTTGTCAAGGGCGCCGTCCGCCCCAAACTGGCCGAAGAGGCGTCGCCTCCGCCGCTGGAGGTCTATGTCAAATCCCCGCGCGTTGAACAGATTGCCCTGTCCTCAGATGGCAGCCGCTTCGCCTTCATCACCCGCAAGGCCGGTCTGCGCCTGCTGACGACCTACACTGTGACCGACGGCAGCAACCAAACCATACGCCTCAGCGAAGATCCTTTGTCGGCAATTACCTGGCTCGACAATGATCATATCCTGCTGTCGGAGACCCAGACCGGCCTGCGCGGTACCTGTCCTTCTGGCGCGGGGCAGGCCTTTAAAGCGGCGCAAACGGGTGATGATTATATCGCGGCTATGACTGTCGGCGGGTTCCAAGGTGGAGGCAGCACGGGCAAGGGTCTTGCGCCTGACCCTATCCTCGCCCTGATACTTGCAAGCAGCCTGACACCGCCGAAATGTGCTGAATATGGTGTTCGGTCTCACGACGCGGGAACGATCGTTGATTTACGCAACAATCAGTCAGTGACGCTCGGTAAAAGGATGAGCGGCGATTATAACGGCATGGTGCTGGGTCTGCCCAAGCCGGTGATGATTGACGGTAAGATGCAGCTCGTTGGTGCTTTTCTCGAACTGCGCGACAAATCGATCGCCGGCCAGGTGGCGCAGCGTGCCTATCTGTGGCGGGTCGATCCCGAGACCGGCCGGGGCCGCATCATCGATGATCACGGCGGTGATCTCGATCGCATTGGCAGGTATGTCGATGACTGGCTGACCGATGAGACCGGACAGCCCACCGTCAGAGCGCTCTACACCTATCTCGATGAGACCTTCAGCATCGAGATGAAAAAGTCCGGCAAGTGGACGCCGATTCTCAAGCGCAAGATCGACGCCAAGGCGCATACCTTTGCGCCGTTTCTGGCAGGGTTAGGCCGCGACGGCCAGTCCCTGCTGATCCTCGATGTGGCCATTGGTGCCGATGGCCAGCGCCGCTTCCACTATTACGAGCTGTCGGCCGATGGCAAGCTGTCCGAAGCGCTCGATAGCGGCGACGCCACCCGCGACCGGCCTTTGTTCGATCCGCAGACCGGTGCCCTGTCGGGCTTCGCCCACGATGGCGAAATCACCACCTACACCTTCTTCGATCCTGATCTCGCCGAGGTCTACAAGCACGCCGTCGACACCGCGCCGGGTCAGGCCGTGCGCGTCGTCGCCACCGCGCGCGATCCGCATCAGATGATCCTGTTCAATCAGGGCGGTGATGATCCGGGTTCGTGGCACTATTACGATTTTGCCACCGGCAAGCGCGTCGATATCGGCAGCCAGTATCCCTCGGTGCCGGCGGAATGGGTGGCGTCGCAGCGATCGGTTCGTTACACGGCGGCCGATGGCGTGGAGATCCGCGCCCTGATCACCCTGCCGCCGCAGGGCGAGGCGAAGAACCGGCCTCTGGTCGTGCTGCCGCATGACGGACCGCTTGGCCACGATGCACGTGGCTTTGACGGGCTGGCACAGGCCCTGGCGTCACGCGGCTATGTCGTGCTGCAACCCAACTACCGCGGTTCCGATGGCTATGGCGCCGCCCTGACCGAAGCCGGCAAGGGCGAATGGTCGGGCCGAATCTTGAGCGACATGGCCGATGGCGTGCGCTATCTCGCCGGTCAGGGGATTGTCGATGCCAAGCGCGTCTGCATCGCCGGCGAGGGCTATGGCGGCTACGCGGCGCTGGCCGGTGCGCAATCCGGCAGTCCCTATCGCTGCGCCATCGCCATCAACGGCATTGCCGATCCTGATGACTATCTGAAGAGCGCGAAGCAAAACGCCGTGGCCGACGAGATCGCCGCGCTCAAGGCCAATTCGACGCAACCGCGCGCCTTCCGCGCCAATTCCAACTCGCCGGCCCTGGCTCAGCGCTACTTCGGCAGCCAGACGCCGGCGGCCATCACGGCGGCGGCGGTCCGCACGCCGGTGCTGCTGGTGCACAGCCAATACGACAAGACCGTACCGGCCAGCCAGAGCCGCACTTTGCGCGATGCCCTGCAGAAGGCCGGCAAGCCGGTCACCTATGTCGAACTGGCTGATTGCGGCCATGACCTCGCCACCGAGGCCTGCCGCCTTGGCACAGCCCAAGCCGTGGTCGATTTCCTCAAAGTCAATAATCCCGCGAAGTAG